One Salarias fasciatus chromosome 9, fSalaFa1.1, whole genome shotgun sequence DNA segment encodes these proteins:
- the arfgef1 gene encoding LOW QUALITY PROTEIN: brefeldin A-inhibited guanine nucleotide-exchange protein 1 (The sequence of the model RefSeq protein was modified relative to this genomic sequence to represent the inferred CDS: inserted 2 bases in 2 codons): MFEGKKTKNMFLTRALEKILADKEVKKAHHSQLRKACEVALEEIKEESEKLSPPSGDSKSGSSTLPPIKSKTNFIEADKYFLPFELACQSKCPRIVITSLDCLQKLIAYGHLTGSAPDSTAPGKKLIDRIIETICACFQGPQTDEGVQLQIIKALLTAVTSQHIEIHEGTVLQAVRTCYNIYLASKNLINQTTAKATLTQMLNVIFARMENQALTNHKLSWSLASRKRDRQLQEAKQQERERHRQHTEPDSPQLHTDAHPPTKGLPQEANGPVTPPTPSITIPSTPSTPSTPATEPGSRCVSGEREEPGPLYENPDPENGSDFCVGENEQTEADQATAAAQNAAAQHRAEGIEEEEEEEAETPNYEEKAQEIVQSILQEVVNTVAGGHCLDPANLCSDTKESGGEGEQVESEPAEAATEGTQSSLEDEGTLGSDSEHVHANGIPGTPISASFTPSLPDDRLSVSSNDTQESGAAPGQPPGAKFSHILQKDAFLVFRSLCKLSMKPLSDGPPDPKSHELRSKVLSLQLLLSILQNAGPIFKTNEMFINAIKQYLCVALSKNGVSSVPEVFELSLSIFLTLLSHFKTHLKMQIEVFFKEIFLYILETSTSSYDHKWMVIQTLTRICADAQSVVDIYVNYDCDLNAANIFERLVNDLSKIAQGRAGHELGTTPLQELTLRKKGLECLVSILKCMVEWSKDQYVNPNSQTSLGQEKPSEQESTETKAPETINRYGSINSLDSTASSGIGSYSTQMSGTDNPEQFEVLKQQKEIIEQGIDLFNKKPKRGIQYLQEQGMLGTTPEDLAQFLHQEERLDSTQVGEFLGDNDRFNKEVMYAYVDQMDFQGKDFVSALRMFLEGFRLPGEAQKIDRLMEKFAARYLECNQGQTLFASADTAYVLAYSIIMLTTDLHSPQVKNKMTKEQYIKMNRGINDSKDLPEEYLSAIYDEIAGKKIAMKETKELTMKSNKQSVASEKQRRLLYNVEMEQMAKTAKALMEAVSHVQAPFTSATHLEHVRPMFKLAWTPFLAAFSVGLQDCDDTEVASLCLEGIRCAIRIACIFSIQLERDAYVQALARFTLLTASSGIAEMKQKNIDTIKTLITVAHTDGNYLGNSWHEIMKCISQLELAQLIGTGVKARYISGTVRGKEGFVASTKEQSNDEYLGLVGGTVDRKQIASIQESIGETSSQSVVVAVDRIFTGSTRLDGNAIVDFVRWLCTVSMDELASPTHPRMFSLQKIVEISYYNMGRIRLQWSRIWEVIGDHFNKVGCNSNEDVAIFAVDSLRQLSMKFLEKGELANFRFQKDFLRPFEHIMKKNRSPTIRDMVVRCIAQMVNSQAANIRSGWKNIFSVFHLAASDQDESIVELAFQTTGHIVTNVFEKHLXATIDSFQDAVKCLSEFACNASSRTTSMEAIRLIRHCAKYVSERPQAFKDYTSDDMNVAPEDRVWVRGWFPILFELSCIINRCKLDVRTRGLTVMFEVMKTYGHTFEKHWWQDLFRSSSGSSTNMKLPEQQTEKAEWMTTTCNHALYAICDVFTQYFESLNGVLLDDILAQLYWCVQQDNEQLARSGTNCLENVVILNGEKFSPETWDKTCNCMLDIFKTTIPHALLTWRPAGAEGENLTTQSLSDKQLDSISQKSVDIQSRSDDQNSISSGDRVALEARRQSQYSMASGATEDGSRGRVPTKLQEQRLFSALLIKCVVQLELIQTIDNIVFFPATSKKEDAENFAAAQRDGVCAADVPVETQDQGMYRYLTSEQLFKLLDCLLESHRFAKAFNSNNEQRTLLWKAGFKGKSKPNLLKQETSSLACGLRILFRMYTDESRQDAWEEVQRRLLNVCSEAVAYFLALTSESHREAWTNLLLLFLTKVLKISDERFKAHASRYYPXLCEIMQFDLIPELRAVLRKFYLRIGLVFHIAQLPEPPAADAPPRRPAPAQPETDTEVGEEAGEEAQ, from the exons TCCGCCCAGTGGGGACAGCAAATCGGGTTCCAGCACGTTACCGCCaatcaaatcaaaaaccaaCTTCATTGAAGCCGACAAGTACTTCTTGCCGTTTGAGCTGGCATGTCAGTCCAAATGTCCCCGCATCGTCATCACCTCTCTCGACTGTTTACAG AAGCTGATAGCGTATGGCCACCTGACAGGCAGCGCCCCGGACAGCACGGCTCCGGGCAAGAAGCTCATCGACAGGATCATCGAGACCATCTGCGCTTGTTTCCAGGGACCGCAGACTGACGAAGGCGTGCAGCTACAGATTATTAAG GCCCTGTTGACAGCGGTGACCTCTCAGCACATCGAGATTCACGAGGGCACCGTGCTGCAAGCCGTCCGCACGTGTTATAACATCTACCTGGCCAGCAAGAACCTCATCAACCAGACCACCGCCAAGGCCACGCTCACGCAGATGCTCAACGTCATCTTCGCCCGCATGGAAAATCAAGCA CTTACAAATCACAAGCTATCTTGGTCTCTGGCCTCCAGAAAGCGTGACCGCCAG TTGCAGGAAGCGAAGCAGCAGGAGCGCGAGCGGCACCGGCAGCACACGGAGCCCGACTCCCCACAGCTGCACACCGACGCGCACCCGCCGACCAAGGGGCTTCCCCAGGAGGCCAACGGGCCCGTCACCCCGCCCACCCCCAGCATCACCATCCCGTCCACGCCGTCCACGCCCTCCACGCCGGCCACCGAGCCcggcagcaggtgtgtgtccgGCGAGCGGGAGGAGCCGGGGCCCCTCTACGAGAACCCCGACCCGGAGAACGGCTCGGACTTCTGCGTGGGCGAGAACGAGCAGACCGAAGCAGACCAGGCCACCGCGGCGGCACAAA atgcagcagctcagcaccGTGCAGAGGggattgaggaggaggaggaggaagaggcggagACCCCGAACTACGAGGAGAAAGCCCAGGAAATAGTCCAGAGCATTCTGCAGGAGGTGGTCAATACTGTCGCCGGAG GTCACTGCCTGGACCCCGCAAACCTCTGCTCCGACACCAAGGAGTCGGGCGGCGAGGGCGAGCAGGTGGAGTCGGAGCCGGCGGAGGCGGCGACGGAGGGCACACAGAGCTCCCTGGAGGACGAGGGCACCCTGGGGAGCGACAGCGAGCACGTCCACGCCAACGGCATCCCCGGCACGCCCATCTCTGCCAGCTTCACTCCCTCGCTGCCTGACGACAGGCTGTCCGTCTCGTCCAATGACACTCAG GAATCCGGAGCCGCACCGGGTCAGCCGCCGGGTGCCAAATTCTCCCACATCCTCCAGAAAGATGCCTTTCTTGTATTTCGCTCACTCTGCAAGCTGTCGATGAAGCCGCTGTCAGATGGGCCACCAGATCCAAA GTCCCACGAGCTGCGATCGAAGGTCTTgtccctccagctgctgctgtcaatCCTGCAGAACGCGGGGCCCATCTTCAAGACCAACGAGATGTTCATCAACGCCATCAAGCAGTACCTGTGCGTCGCCCTGTCCAAGAACGGCGTCTCCTCCGTGCCTGAGGTCTTCGAACTGTCGCTCTCCATCTTCCTCACCCTGCTGTCCCACTTCAAGACGCACCTCAAGATGCAAATCGAG GTGTTTTTCAAAGAGATTTTCCTGTATATTCTTGAAACCTCCACAAGTTCCTATGACCACAAGTGGATGGTCATTCAGACCCTCACCAGAATATGTGCAg ATGCCCAGAGTGTTGTGGACATCTACGTGAACTATGATTGTGACTTGAATGCTGCTAACATATTTGAGCGGTTGGTCAACGACCTCTCTAAAATTGCACAGGGTCGTGCCGGACATGAGCTCGGCACCACACCCCTGCAG GAGCTGACTCTGAGAAAGAAAGGCCTTGAATGTCTGGTGTCCATCCTGAAGTGTATGGTGGAATGGAGCAAAGACCAATACGTCAACCCCAATTCCCAGACCAGCCTCG gccAAGAGAAACCGTCAGAGCAGGAGAGCACAGAGACCAAGGCCCCGGAGACCATAAACCGCTACGGGAGCATTAACTCCCTGGACTCCACGGCCTCATCGGGCATCGGAAGCTACAGCACACAGATGTCGGGCACCGACAACCCGGAGCAGTTTGAAGTCCTGAAACAGCAGAAGGAGATCATTGAGCAAGGCATCGATCT GTTCAACAAGAAACCAAAGAGAGGAATCCAGTACCTTCAAGAGCAAGGCATGCTGGGTACAACCCCGGAGGATCTGGCTCAGTTCCTGCACCAGGAGGAGAGGCTTGATTCA ACTCAAGTGGGAGAATTCCTCGGGGACAACGACCGGTTTAATAAAGAGGTGATGTACGCCTACGTGGATCAGATGGACTTCCAGGGCAAGGACTTTGTGTCTGCGCTGAGGATGTTCCTGGAGGGCTTCCGGCTCCCCGGAGAGGCCCAGAAGATAGATCGGCTCATGGAGAAATTTGCCGCGAGATATCTGGAATGCAATCAGGG GCAAACCCTCTTCGCCAGCGCCGACACTGCGTACGTCCTCGCCTACTCCATCATCATGCTGACGACGGACCTTCATAGTCCGCAG GTGAAGAATAAAATGACGAAAGAGCAATATATCAAAATGAACCGCGGCATCAATGACAGCAAGGACCTGCCCGAGGAATACCTGTCAGCCATCTACGACGAGATCGCAGGGAAGAAGATCGCCATGAAGGAGACGAAGGAGCTCACCATGAAATCAAACAAGCAAA GCGTGGCCAGCGAGAAGCAGCGGCGTCTGCTTTACAACGTGGAGATGGAGCAGATGGCCAAGACGGCCAAAGCTCTGATGGAGGCCGTCAGCCACGTTCAGGCCCCCTTCACCAGCGCCACACACCTGGAGCACGTCAGGCCCATGTTCAAG CTGGCCTGGACGCCCTTCCTGGCCGCCTTCAGCGTGGGTCTGCAGGACTGTGACGACACTGAAGTGGCCTCGCTGTGCCTTGAGGGAATCCGCTGCGCCATCAGGATAGCGTGCATCTTCTCCATCCAG TTGGAGAGGGATGCGTACGTGCAGGCCCTGGCAAGATTCACCCTGCTGACGGCCAGCTCTGGCATTGCAGAAATGAAGCAGAAGAACATCGACACCATCAAGACCCTCATCACTGTGGCCCACACTGACGGAAACTACCTGGGCAACTCCTGGCACGAG ATCATGAAGTGCATCAGTCAGTTGGAGCTGGCTCAGCTGATCGGCACGGGGGTGAAGGCGCGCTACATCTCAGGGACGGTGCGGGGCAAGGAGGGCTTCGTTGCCAGCACGAAGGAGCAGAGCAACGACGAGTACTTGGGTTTAG TTGGAGGGACGGTGGACCGTAAGCAGATCGCCAGCATTCAGGAGTCCATCGGCGAGACCAGCTCTCAGAgcgtggtggtggcggtggacAG AATCTTCACTGGTTCCACCAGGCTGGACGGTAATGCAATAG TCGATTTCGTACGCTGGCTGTGCACCGTGTCCATGGATGAGCTGGCCTCGCCCACGCACCCACGTATGTTCAGCCTGCAGAAGATTGTGGAGATCTCCTACTACAACATGGGCCGCATCCGGCTGCAGTGGTCCAGGATCTGGGAAGTGATCGGAGACCACTTCAACAAG GTCGGCTGTAACTCAAACGAAGACGTGGCCATTTTCGCCGTGGACTCCCTCAGACAGCTGTCCATGAAGTTTCTGGAGAAGGGGGAGCTGGCCAACTTCAGGTTTCAGAAAGACTTCCTGCGGCCGTTCGAGCACATCATGAAGAAGAACAG GTCTCCCACCATCAGGGACATGGTGGTGCGCTGCATAGCCCAGATGGTGAACTCGCAGGCGGCCAACATCCGATCCGGCTGGAAGAACATCTTCTCCGTCTTCCACCTGGCCGCCTCCGACCAGGACGAGAGCATCGTGGAGCTGGCCTTCCAGACCACGGGCCACATCGTCA CGAATGTATTCGAGAAGCACT CAGCCACAATCGACTCCTTCCAGGACGCCGTCAAGTGTTTGTCGGAGTTCGCCTGCAACGCCTCTTCCCGGACAACCAGCATGGAAGCCATCCGCCTCATCCGGCACTGCGCCAAATACGTCTCGGAGAGGCCGCAG GCCTTCAAAGACTACACCAGTGACGACATGAATGTAGCGCCGGAGGACCGGGTGTGGGTGCGGGGGTGGTTCCCCATCCTGTTTGAGCTCTCCTGCATCATCAACAGGTGTAAACTGGATGTCAGGACCAG GGGGCTGACGGTGATGTTCGAGGTGATGAAAACCTACGGGCACACCTTCGAGAAGCACTGGTGGCAGGACCTGTTCAGATCGTCTTCAGGATCTTCGACAAACATGAAGCTGCCGGAGCAGCAGACCGAA AAAGCAGAGTGGATGACCACCACCTGCAACCACGCACTTTACGCCATCTGCGACGTGTTCACGCAGTACTTCGAGTCGCTCAACGGCGTCCTGCTGGACGACATCCTGGCTCAGCTCTACTGGTGTGTGCAGCAAG ATAACGAGCAGCTCGCCCGCTCGGGCACCAACTGCCTGGAGAACGTGGTCATCCTGAACGGAGAGAAGTTCTCCCCGGAGACCTGGGACAAGACGTGCAACTGCATGCTGGACATCTTCAAGACGACCATCCCGCACGC GCTTTTAACGTGGagacctgcaggagcagagggagaaaacCTGACGACACAGAGCCTGTCCGACAAGCAGCTG GACTCCATTTCCCAGAAGTCAGTGGACATCCAGTCGCGCTCCGACGACCAGAACTCCATCAGCAGCGGCGACCGGGTGGCGTTGGAGGCCCGCCGGCAGAGTCAGTACAGCATGGCTTCCGGAGCGACGGAGGACGGGTCCAGAGGCCGCGTGCCGACGA agctgcaggagcagcgctTGTTCTCGGCCCTGCTGATAAAGTGCGTGGTGCAGCTGGAGCTCATCCAGACCATCGACAACATCGTGTTTTTTCCCGCCACCAGTAAGAAGGAGGACGCCGAGAACTTCGCGGCGGCTCAG CGGGACGGAGTGTGTGCGGCGGACGTCCCGGTGGagacccaggaccagggcaTGTATCGCTACCTGACCTCCGAGCAGCTCTTCAAGCTGCTGGACTGCCTGCTGGAGTCGCACCGCTTCGCCAAAGCCTTCAACTCCAACAACGAGCAGAGGACCTTGCTGTGGAAGGCAG GATTTAAAGGGAAGTCGAAGCCCAACCTGCTGAAGCAGGAGACCAGCAGCCTGGCGTGCGGCCTGCGGATCCTCTTCCGGATGTACACCGACGAGAGCCGGCAGGACGCCTGGGAGGAGGTGCAGAGACGACTGCTCAA tgtgtgcagCGAGGCCGTAGCGTACTTCCTGGCTCTGACGTCAGAAAGCCACAGAGAAGCCTGGAccaacctgctgctcctcttcctcaccaaGGTGCTGAAGATCAGCGACGAGAGG TTCAAGGCCCACGCGTCCCGGTACTACC TGCTGTGCGAGATCATGCAGTTCGACCTGATCCCCGAGCTGCGGGCCGTCCTCAGGAAGTTCTACCTGCGGATCGGCCTCGTCTTTCACATCGCGCAGCTGCCCGAGCCGCCGGCGGCCGACGCCCCACCCCGCCGGCCGGCGCCCGCCCAGCCGGAGACGGACAcggaggtgggggaggaggcCGGCGAGGAGGCGCAGTGA